Proteins from a genomic interval of Lolium perenne isolate Kyuss_39 chromosome 1, Kyuss_2.0, whole genome shotgun sequence:
- the LOC127303152 gene encoding uncharacterized protein, with amino-acid sequence MMSSPASTHLLRSTAAVPLLPRRASLQLSCAASGAVARRRNGRLEVVRAASAEVAEPAAATPYTTESLVLYFKAEGTMEERAIPKITQALEGVEGVTDLEVLIEEGIGSVVLTKATTVQATGVASNLVEAIQGVGFKLQTLSLSFEDFDKADAAAVPAENADDQVSE; translated from the exons ATGATGTCGTCGCCGGCCTCCACCCACCTCCTCCGCTCCACCGCCGCGGTTCCCCTCCTCCCTCGCCGCGCTTCCCTCCAGCTTTCCTGCGCTGCCAGCGGAGCTGTGGCTAGGAGACGGAACGGCCGCCTGGAGGTAGTCCGCGCGGCCAGTGCGGAGGTGGCCGAGCCCGCCGCTGCAACGCCCTACACTACCGAGTCCCTCGTCCTCTACTTCAAGGCCGAGGGCACCATGGAGGAGAGGGCCATTCCCAAGATCACCCAAGCTCTCGAG GGGGTGGAAGGCGTCACTGACCTGGAGGTGCTCATCGAAGAAGGCATCGGAAGTGTTGTG TTAACAAAAGCGACAACAGTGCAAGCTACTGGAGTCGCCTCAAACCTGGTGGAAGCCATCCAGGGAGTTGGTTTCAAACTACAAACGCTTAGCCTCAGCTTCGAGGACTTTGATAAGGCGGATGCCGCTGCTGTCCCAGCAGAAAACGCAGATGACCAAGTTAGTGAGTGA